A region from the Conexibacter woesei Iso977N genome encodes:
- a CDS encoding alpha/beta hydrolase, with protein MLRRVLPALTATVALAAVLAPSASALETHACARFAGFRCGTVTVPLDRSGRVPGTVRLNVAVEAPRRGTSGWLLALSGGPGQPSVAFADSFRASLAPALQHRRLVVMDQRGTGDSGVLKCPPLQALGTLDVVNTSIVESCMRSLGPARQFYSTTQSVQDIDAVRQALGAPKLELMGVSYGTYVAAQYARQFPASTEGLILDSVVGPDGIDPYFLDTFERLPRVLAEQCRGSRCLGATRDPVADLGTLARRLATKGALRGSVPDVHGAQHATAVHDESELLLIIMSGDLNPFLQAALPGAINAAGHGDAAPLLRLRRIAQGPFSPSSEFSSTLNVATTCADVTLPYSIADDRVGLRWDKWQHGSDLVPDSAFAPFSRLAVVDTSVAHDCLRWPQGDTLTRPSTAPLPDVPTLLLSGRLDTRTPVENSREMLPLLPHAQLLQVAGTGHDVLDSDISGCAAKALRLWADGRQIGTPCRGADNAVSVLSRPAGSIKDYRRPKTVAGDRGRVLYATLDTIIDAQVSALQTLYAGYTRLQGGGLRAGRWSASGDGGRLRLHGYSLVPGLRVSGALGADADGDAGTVTVDGPGRLDGTLTISAKGAVRGTLGGKAVRYSPRDATASAAAAAASAGRGRLPQRFRFPSVATVRRQVAWLRVAG; from the coding sequence ATGCTGCGCCGCGTTCTTCCCGCCCTGACTGCGACCGTCGCCCTCGCCGCGGTCCTCGCGCCGTCCGCCTCCGCGCTGGAGACCCACGCCTGCGCTCGATTTGCCGGATTCAGGTGCGGAACCGTGACGGTGCCGCTGGATCGCTCCGGAAGGGTGCCCGGGACCGTCAGGCTCAACGTCGCGGTCGAGGCGCCGCGCAGGGGCACGAGCGGCTGGCTGCTGGCGCTGTCGGGCGGTCCGGGACAGCCGTCGGTCGCGTTCGCCGACTCGTTCCGCGCGTCGCTGGCGCCCGCGCTCCAGCATCGCCGCCTGGTCGTCATGGACCAGCGCGGGACCGGCGACTCCGGCGTGCTGAAGTGCCCGCCCTTGCAGGCGCTCGGGACGCTGGACGTCGTCAACACGTCGATCGTCGAGTCGTGCATGAGGTCGCTCGGCCCGGCGCGCCAGTTCTACTCCACGACGCAGTCGGTCCAGGACATCGACGCCGTCCGCCAGGCGCTGGGCGCGCCGAAGCTCGAGCTGATGGGCGTCTCCTACGGGACCTACGTCGCCGCGCAGTACGCGCGCCAGTTCCCGGCCTCGACCGAGGGGCTGATCCTCGACTCGGTCGTCGGCCCCGACGGGATCGACCCCTACTTCTTGGACACCTTCGAGCGCCTGCCGCGGGTCCTCGCCGAGCAGTGCCGCGGCTCGCGCTGCCTGGGCGCGACGCGTGACCCGGTCGCCGACCTCGGCACGCTCGCGCGGAGGCTGGCCACCAAGGGCGCGCTGCGCGGCAGCGTCCCGGACGTCCACGGCGCGCAGCACGCGACCGCCGTGCACGACGAGTCCGAGCTGCTGTTGATCATCATGTCGGGCGACCTGAACCCGTTCCTGCAGGCCGCGCTGCCGGGCGCGATCAACGCCGCGGGCCACGGCGACGCCGCGCCGCTGCTGCGCCTGCGCCGGATCGCGCAGGGGCCGTTCAGCCCGTCCAGCGAGTTCTCCTCCACCTTGAACGTCGCCACGACGTGCGCCGACGTCACGCTGCCGTACTCGATCGCCGACGACCGCGTCGGGCTGCGCTGGGACAAGTGGCAGCACGGCTCCGACCTCGTGCCCGACAGCGCGTTCGCGCCGTTCAGCCGCCTGGCGGTCGTCGACACGTCGGTCGCCCACGACTGCCTGCGCTGGCCGCAGGGCGACACGCTGACCAGGCCGTCGACCGCGCCGCTGCCCGACGTGCCGACGCTGCTGCTGTCCGGCCGTCTCGACACGCGCACGCCGGTCGAGAACTCCAGGGAGATGCTGCCGCTGCTGCCGCACGCGCAGCTCCTGCAGGTCGCCGGGACCGGCCACGACGTCCTGGACTCCGACATCTCCGGCTGCGCGGCCAAGGCGCTGAGGCTGTGGGCGGACGGCAGGCAGATCGGCACGCCGTGCAGGGGCGCCGACAACGCGGTCTCGGTGCTGTCGCGGCCGGCCGGGTCGATCAAGGACTACCGGCGGCCCAAGACCGTCGCGGGCGATCGCGGCAGGGTGCTGTACGCGACGCTCGACACGATCATCGACGCGCAGGTCAGCGCGCTGCAGACGCTGTACGCGGGCTACACCAGGCTCCAGGGCGGCGGGCTGCGCGCCGGGCGGTGGAGCGCGTCGGGCGACGGCGGGCGGCTGAGGCTGCACGGCTACTCGCTGGTCCCGGGGCTGCGGGTCAGCGGCGCGCTCGGCGCCGACGCCGACGGCGACGCGGGGACCGTGACGGTCGACGGGCCGGGCCGCCTGGACGGCACGCTGACGATCAGCGCCAAGGGCGCCGTGCGCGGGACGCTGGGCGGCAAGGCGGTGCGGTACTCGCCGAGGGATGCGACGGCGAGCGCGGCGGCGGCCGCCGCGAGCGCGGGGCGCGGGCGGCTGCCGCAGCGCTTCCGGTTCCCGAGCGTGGCGACCGTCAGGCGCCAGGTCGCCTGGCTGCGGGTCGCGGGCTAG